In Euzebyales bacterium, a genomic segment contains:
- a CDS encoding ATP-binding cassette domain-containing protein: RKAFGDHVVLDDIDLTVDEGDVYALLGPNGAGKTTMVNILSTLISADAGEVRVVGHDPMREPEAVRAAIGVTGQFSAVDNLMTGMENLLLMADLHHLDRRRGRRRAVELLERFELTDAAERALATWSGGMRRRLDLAMTLMGTPRLIFLDEPTAGLDPRSRRTMWRIVRDLVAGGVTVFLTTQYLEEADQLADHIAVLDGGRLVAHGTAAELKRRVPGGHVRLRFTAPRDLEAAARELGEVVRDDADLALQVPSDGSLQSLRALLDDLDRNAIAVDELSVHTPDLDDVFLALTGSATQQEGPR; this comes from the coding sequence CCGCAAGGCGTTCGGCGACCACGTCGTGCTCGACGACATCGATCTGACCGTCGACGAGGGGGACGTGTACGCGCTGCTCGGCCCGAACGGGGCGGGCAAGACGACGATGGTCAACATCCTGTCGACGCTCATCAGCGCCGATGCCGGCGAGGTCCGCGTCGTCGGCCACGACCCCATGCGCGAGCCCGAGGCGGTGCGCGCGGCGATCGGCGTCACCGGGCAGTTCTCCGCGGTCGACAACCTGATGACCGGCATGGAGAACCTGCTGCTCATGGCGGACCTGCACCACCTGGACCGCCGTCGGGGAAGGCGTCGCGCGGTCGAGCTGCTCGAGCGCTTCGAGCTGACCGACGCCGCCGAGCGCGCGCTCGCCACCTGGTCCGGCGGGATGCGGCGCCGGCTCGACCTGGCGATGACCCTGATGGGAACGCCGCGCCTAATCTTCCTCGACGAGCCGACCGCCGGGCTGGACCCTCGCAGCCGCCGCACCATGTGGCGGATCGTCCGCGACCTGGTCGCCGGCGGCGTCACCGTGTTCCTCACGACCCAGTACCTGGAGGAGGCCGACCAGCTCGCCGATCACATCGCCGTGCTCGACGGCGGACGCCTGGTCGCCCACGGCACTGCGGCCGAGCTGAAGCGTCGCGTTCCGGGTGGCCACGTCCGTCTGCGCTTCACCGCCCCCCGGGACCTCGAGGCGGCCGCCCGCGAACTCGGCGAGGTGGTGCGCGACGACGCGGACCTCGCGCTGCAGGTGCCCAGCGACGGCAGCCTGCAGTCCCTACGGGCCCTGCTCGACGACCTCGACCGGAACGCGATCGCGGTCGACGAGCTGTCGGTCCACACCCCCGACCTCGACGACGTCTTCCTCGCACTGACCGGCAGCGCCACCCAGCAGGAGGGCCCGCGATGA